A single region of the Desulfomonile tiedjei genome encodes:
- a CDS encoding CYTH domain-containing protein, translating into MSLESTDRIAFETEITLLICSDRPEEIEEELSGLSAIRGYHLAPASSVTLDDAYLDTDERALSANHYALRIRRSRSDIWITLKGPSHPTEWGGLERLEMEALWSPDALDRVLRELQRLGLLRRADVEDFDPVGPLETMKSLGFTIIQKRSLLRRCKAVTDRKGGSQIAELAIDDVTYQFASGGILHSEVEIEAKGANTANAVRALADGLIERYGPELQRWRHGKLATGHAIEELVLAGRLNDLMNGHRLRPAAYTIITEWLKTRKAP; encoded by the coding sequence ATGAGCCTCGAATCGACCGATCGGATTGCCTTTGAGACGGAGATAACGCTCTTAATTTGTTCAGACCGGCCCGAAGAGATAGAAGAGGAGCTTTCAGGCCTTTCGGCAATCCGCGGATATCATCTAGCCCCAGCCTCTTCCGTTACCCTTGACGACGCGTACCTGGACACGGACGAAAGGGCCCTGAGCGCCAATCATTACGCGCTCAGAATAAGAAGGTCCCGCTCAGACATTTGGATCACATTGAAAGGACCGTCCCATCCGACCGAATGGGGAGGCCTGGAACGACTGGAGATGGAAGCCCTGTGGTCGCCGGATGCTCTGGACAGGGTTTTGCGAGAACTTCAGCGCCTTGGCTTATTACGTAGAGCGGACGTGGAGGATTTTGATCCGGTCGGGCCTCTTGAAACCATGAAGTCACTGGGCTTCACGATTATCCAGAAACGCAGTTTGCTACGCCGCTGCAAGGCCGTAACCGATCGAAAAGGAGGCTCTCAGATCGCAGAACTTGCAATCGACGATGTGACTTATCAATTTGCTTCCGGAGGAATCCTTCATAGTGAGGTGGAAATTGAGGCAAAGGGTGCCAACACCGCCAATGCTGTCAGGGCCTTGGCCGATGGGCTGATCGAACGTTATGGACCGGAGTTGCAACGATGGCGCCACGGCAAGCTGGCCACGGGCCATGCCATTGAGGAACTGGTCCTCGCTGGTAGATTAAACGATCTGATGAATGGCCACAGGCTAAGGCCCGCCGCCTATACAATAATAACTGAATGGCTCAAAACACGGAAAGCCCCTTGA
- a CDS encoding DEAD/DEAH box helicase: MFGKVIQLKKTVADATGGGELPAEITRQFNTEVLEQGLHLAESSRISHINFGRESYFGLVSEGSGKGVNVHITLDPETKVLSRATCGCFRSSTRTYCHHIVSFVRYVLRPDPQTGRLKSLGEDFQDSFWYEISWFGFKSFGDSVLGFRTQVNHGGEGLRIVFADRNQNEILAFMPGERLVEEFLHEFFDIIRRDIDSTLFRRMYGRKLKDPNVPFLRRRPWQLTDAEEEINRRGVKSIRQHLEDSVWHRIAKVGFLAAGRSGGTFNFRFLEHKQELIVEALDEAESVILRLVPPRNLVGVVIEMGEKKEAIGTDLPIHPQPLKTGYRIDRTASSSLCITPIVENPDPDADAQDAYLDRTKLERHFFGTYYFFPDWGFFRIAVSASGLPAEYFSPQKKIFVPAEQITTFLEACGDSLRTEPGLFMEPGLLNRQTVEQYESVTVDHEFSGDEGITLDIKYNFGDFRMSFQEIFNARRGKVRFLVHGDKWVDTMSSAFSWMDGLEDQPNLKDNSLTVGRTEYLRFLAMHDRLEKRFPSTGTKSWFEDLEMLKPPGRLPSVSAMKGKLRGYQKNGYAWLWFLYENGFSGLLCDDMGLGKTHQVMALMTGINHHVSRSRPMMRFLVVCPTTVLSHWKDKVLTYAPYLDPYVYHGTDRSFEEGFAAHSLIITSYGIALRDIEMLAEYRFELLVLDEIQTVKNATTKTYAAVKALEAVCTIGLTGTPIENTVTDLKSLFDIVLPGYLMSNSLFENHFRYPIEEASDRPTREKLSRMIQPFTLRRKKEQVLKELPPKIEDIRRCSLTEDQIRFYRDVVENQGKDLVMTLKDPDQKVPYMHIFAVLNYLKQICNHPALLEGEGRDYRKYASGKWDLFLELLDESLGSGQKVVVFSQYVKMLDLIESFLSDQEIEFATIKGNVRTPKRAEAIKRFNSDPNCMVFSASLRAAGLGIDLTAASVVIHYDRWWNSAREEQATDRVHRIGQTRGVQVFKLITENTLEEKIDWVIDKKRRLMDSIVKQDDKSLIKHFTREDLIELISF; the protein is encoded by the coding sequence GTGTTCGGAAAAGTGATACAATTGAAGAAGACCGTTGCGGATGCAACCGGGGGGGGAGAGCTACCAGCAGAGATCACTCGCCAATTCAATACGGAAGTGCTCGAACAAGGGCTCCACCTGGCGGAGAGTTCGCGAATTTCGCATATTAACTTCGGAAGAGAATCATACTTCGGCCTTGTCAGTGAAGGCTCCGGAAAGGGAGTCAACGTCCACATAACCCTTGACCCAGAGACCAAGGTCCTCAGTCGGGCCACCTGCGGGTGCTTCCGATCGAGCACACGGACCTATTGCCATCATATTGTCTCGTTTGTCCGATATGTTCTGCGGCCCGACCCTCAAACCGGGCGACTGAAATCCCTGGGAGAAGACTTTCAGGACAGCTTCTGGTACGAGATCAGCTGGTTCGGCTTTAAGAGCTTCGGTGATTCGGTGCTGGGCTTTAGAACACAGGTGAATCACGGAGGCGAAGGCCTGCGGATTGTCTTTGCGGACCGCAACCAAAACGAAATTTTGGCCTTTATGCCGGGCGAGCGTCTGGTCGAGGAATTTTTGCACGAGTTCTTCGACATTATACGAAGGGACATAGATTCCACGCTTTTCCGCCGGATGTACGGCCGCAAGCTAAAAGATCCGAACGTCCCGTTCCTCCGCCGAAGGCCGTGGCAGCTCACCGATGCAGAGGAGGAAATCAATCGGAGAGGAGTGAAGTCCATCCGCCAGCATCTTGAGGACAGTGTCTGGCACCGTATCGCTAAGGTGGGATTCCTTGCTGCAGGGCGCAGCGGAGGCACATTCAATTTCCGATTTCTCGAACATAAGCAAGAACTCATTGTGGAAGCCCTGGACGAAGCGGAAAGCGTTATTCTCCGCCTGGTGCCGCCAAGAAATCTTGTCGGTGTCGTCATCGAAATGGGAGAGAAAAAAGAGGCCATCGGAACAGATTTGCCGATACATCCCCAACCCCTGAAGACGGGCTATCGCATCGATCGGACGGCCTCATCGTCGCTGTGTATCACTCCTATCGTGGAAAACCCCGATCCGGACGCGGACGCGCAGGATGCGTATCTGGACAGGACCAAGCTCGAACGACACTTTTTCGGAACATACTATTTCTTCCCCGATTGGGGATTTTTCAGGATCGCCGTAAGCGCGAGCGGTCTTCCGGCAGAGTACTTTTCGCCTCAGAAGAAAATCTTCGTGCCCGCGGAGCAGATCACCACTTTCCTCGAAGCCTGCGGTGATTCATTGAGAACCGAGCCCGGGCTGTTCATGGAACCCGGCCTTTTAAACCGTCAGACCGTTGAACAGTACGAAAGCGTGACGGTGGATCATGAGTTCTCCGGCGACGAGGGAATCACGCTCGACATTAAATATAATTTCGGCGACTTTCGTATGTCCTTCCAGGAGATTTTCAACGCGAGACGGGGCAAGGTCCGCTTCCTGGTCCACGGAGATAAGTGGGTCGATACAATGTCGTCCGCCTTTTCCTGGATGGACGGGCTCGAGGACCAGCCAAATCTCAAAGATAACAGTCTGACGGTGGGAAGAACCGAGTACCTGCGTTTCTTGGCCATGCACGACCGTCTGGAGAAGCGATTTCCCTCGACCGGCACAAAGTCCTGGTTCGAGGACCTGGAGATGCTCAAACCACCAGGCCGGCTTCCCTCAGTGAGCGCGATGAAGGGGAAGCTCCGAGGGTACCAGAAAAACGGTTACGCCTGGCTCTGGTTCCTCTATGAGAATGGCTTTTCAGGGCTCCTGTGCGACGACATGGGGCTCGGGAAAACGCATCAGGTTATGGCGCTGATGACCGGCATAAATCACCACGTCAGCAGGAGCCGGCCAATGATGCGCTTCCTGGTGGTTTGTCCGACTACGGTCCTGAGTCACTGGAAAGACAAAGTCCTGACTTACGCGCCATACCTTGACCCCTATGTTTATCACGGCACGGATCGGTCGTTCGAAGAAGGCTTTGCAGCCCATAGCCTGATAATCACCTCGTACGGGATCGCGCTGCGGGACATAGAGATGTTGGCGGAATACCGCTTTGAATTGCTCGTTCTTGATGAAATTCAGACCGTAAAGAATGCGACGACAAAGACCTACGCGGCTGTGAAGGCGTTGGAAGCGGTCTGCACTATAGGTCTGACGGGCACCCCTATTGAGAACACGGTCACGGATCTGAAGTCCCTCTTCGATATAGTGCTCCCAGGTTATCTGATGTCTAATTCGCTCTTCGAGAACCATTTTCGGTACCCTATTGAGGAGGCCTCGGACCGACCGACCAGGGAGAAGCTGTCCCGGATGATCCAGCCGTTCACTCTGCGCCGCAAAAAAGAACAGGTGCTCAAAGAACTGCCGCCTAAGATCGAGGACATTCGCCGGTGCTCTTTGACAGAGGACCAGATACGTTTCTATCGGGACGTGGTCGAAAACCAGGGCAAAGATCTGGTGATGACCCTGAAGGACCCGGATCAAAAAGTCCCTTATATGCACATTTTTGCGGTCTTAAACTACCTCAAGCAAATCTGTAACCACCCCGCTTTGCTTGAAGGGGAAGGCAGGGACTACCGCAAGTACGCTTCAGGAAAATGGGACCTCTTCCTGGAGCTTCTCGATGAAAGTCTGGGCTCGGGGCAAAAGGTGGTGGTCTTCAGTCAGTACGTGAAGATGCTGGACCTTATAGAATCGTTTCTGTCGGATCAGGAGATTGAATTCGCAACCATAAAGGGAAATGTCCGGACTCCGAAGCGAGCGGAGGCAATAAAGCGATTCAACTCAGATCCCAATTGCATGGTGTTTAGCGCCTCACTGAGGGCCGCGGGTCTCGGAATCGACCTCACCGCCGCGTCGGTAGTGATTCATTATGACCGTTGGTGGAATTCCGCTCGGGAAGAGCAGGCCACCGACAGGGTTCACAGGATCGGGCAGACGCGAGGCGTCCAGGTTTTCAAGTTAATCACGGAAAATACCCTTGAGGAAAAAATCGACTGGGTCATTGATAAGAAAAGGCGTCTCATGGATTCCATAGTCAAACAGGATGACAAGTCGCTCATAAAGCACTTTACCCGCGAGGATCTCATTGAATTGATCTCTTTTTAG
- a CDS encoding RNA polymerase sigma factor: MKISDGVTDEQLVQQAQGGSEAAFNTLVERYTTLVYRLAYNITNSPQEAEDIVQETFLRVFRHLDGFSPSKASFKTWLLTIARNQSINVFSALKRKALRFLGDSGEEDRNFHQADNPFSSPEQDSETLLGSKQEYRKVELAIDSLPQRQREALMLKAQENLSYEEIAEVMKTSVSSVESLIFRARKRLMEILEE, translated from the coding sequence ATGAAGATTTCAGACGGTGTAACCGACGAACAACTCGTTCAGCAAGCTCAGGGAGGCTCGGAAGCCGCTTTCAATACGTTGGTGGAACGATATACCACGTTGGTCTACCGTCTTGCTTATAACATCACGAATTCTCCCCAAGAAGCTGAAGACATTGTCCAGGAGACTTTTCTGAGGGTCTTCAGGCACCTCGACGGGTTCTCTCCGTCCAAAGCTTCCTTTAAGACATGGCTGCTGACCATAGCGCGCAATCAAAGTATCAATGTCTTCAGCGCGCTCAAGCGAAAAGCCTTAAGGTTCCTCGGTGACTCCGGTGAAGAGGACCGAAACTTCCACCAGGCGGACAATCCCTTTTCTTCGCCGGAACAGGATTCCGAGACGCTGCTGGGATCGAAACAGGAATACCGTAAAGTCGAGCTGGCGATCGACTCGCTCCCGCAGCGACAACGCGAAGCGTTGATGCTGAAAGCTCAGGAGAACCTGAGCTATGAAGAAATCGCCGAGGTTATGAAGACTTCCGTGTCCTCGGTAGAGTCGCTGATTTTTCGCGCTCGCAAGAGGCTTATGGAAATTCTAGAGGAATAA
- a CDS encoding radical SAM protein, whose protein sequence is MSTIRNLSAFANPFLKYHLTGKPSPVLGGYKITYNCNLKCRHCPYWNRSVPEQDFPRVRNTLERLRGIGVQILILEGGEPLLWRDGKKNIRHVIEAARRLFRCVCITTNGTLSWADLELDRVWVSLDGPRRVHDEIRGQGVFDKVWKNLEQEGNGRALVSTTISTANSSTIQELLQTLRGRVAGVTIQFYYPYAGLPDPLFLPFSERAPVLEKLKQMKKDGYPVANSLMSLEDLKKERWTCEEKFLANAEPDGTVLHGCYLRNRGASKCSLCGFSAHNEMSLAFKGKMEAIRTGMGIFFP, encoded by the coding sequence ATGTCAACCATAAGAAACTTATCGGCTTTTGCAAACCCCTTCTTGAAGTACCACTTGACAGGCAAGCCGTCACCGGTCCTCGGCGGGTACAAAATAACCTACAATTGTAACCTCAAGTGTAGACACTGCCCTTACTGGAATAGGTCCGTGCCCGAGCAGGATTTTCCACGGGTTCGAAATACTCTGGAACGCCTCAGAGGGATAGGCGTGCAGATCCTCATATTGGAAGGCGGCGAGCCCTTGCTGTGGCGAGATGGCAAAAAGAACATTCGCCACGTGATCGAGGCGGCGCGAAGGCTTTTCCGGTGCGTCTGCATAACCACCAATGGCACGCTTTCGTGGGCAGATCTTGAGTTGGACCGCGTCTGGGTCAGCCTGGACGGTCCTCGCAGAGTGCATGACGAAATTCGCGGCCAGGGCGTTTTCGACAAGGTGTGGAAAAACCTGGAGCAAGAGGGGAACGGTCGGGCGCTCGTGAGCACCACCATCAGCACAGCCAATTCCAGCACTATACAGGAACTGCTCCAAACCCTCCGCGGCAGGGTAGCAGGAGTCACCATTCAGTTTTATTACCCGTACGCAGGCCTCCCTGACCCTCTATTCCTTCCTTTCAGTGAAAGGGCCCCGGTGCTGGAAAAGCTCAAGCAAATGAAAAAGGACGGGTATCCGGTGGCCAATTCTCTCATGAGCCTGGAGGATTTGAAAAAGGAGCGATGGACCTGCGAGGAAAAATTCTTGGCCAATGCCGAGCCTGACGGGACAGTTTTGCACGGATGTTATTTGAGGAACAGGGGTGCTTCAAAATGTTCGCTGTGTGGGTTCTCGGCTCACAATGAGATGTCCCTTGCCTTCAAAGGAAAAATGGAGGCAATAAGGACCGGCATGGGGATCTTTTTTCCGTAG
- a CDS encoding methylated-DNA--[protein]-cysteine S-methyltransferase encodes MVVLCRHRQNVIKGAYKLTEPEVVHHYFSNLVGWLELRASARGVRSVSFIPQPAAPETSSKNAVMIRLIDELDRYFAGNLTTFTVPLDPASGTPFQREVWKALTEIPYGKTSSYSGVARAVGRPKASRAVGSANGRNDIPILIPCHRVIRADGTLGGYGSGLKIKKALLDLEGVGK; translated from the coding sequence ATGGTAGTATTATGCCGTCATCGCCAGAATGTCATCAAAGGAGCCTACAAGTTGACTGAGCCGGAAGTTGTCCATCATTACTTTTCCAATTTGGTCGGGTGGTTGGAACTAAGGGCGTCCGCCCGGGGTGTGCGTTCCGTTTCCTTTATACCACAACCGGCTGCGCCTGAGACTTCAAGCAAAAACGCGGTCATGATCAGGCTGATTGACGAACTGGACCGCTACTTTGCTGGAAACCTCACTACTTTCACTGTGCCCCTGGACCCGGCCTCCGGGACCCCGTTTCAACGAGAAGTCTGGAAAGCTCTTACGGAAATCCCTTATGGCAAAACCAGTTCTTACTCGGGAGTGGCCCGAGCCGTGGGACGCCCAAAAGCTTCTCGTGCCGTCGGTTCGGCCAACGGCAGGAATGACATTCCAATACTGATACCCTGCCACAGAGTGATCAGAGCTGATGGGACTCTCGGAGGGTACGGTTCGGGGTTGAAGATCAAGAAGGCCCTTCTGGACTTGGAAGGGGTCGGCAAATGA
- a CDS encoding zf-HC2 domain-containing protein codes for MNCSQFHKQISLFLDGELAEPLREALKLHLDRCPDCRRVFERMAAMNNELQSIPGPVPSRSLARRIKERVELERTRREGRELFPAWSRVPLMAMVILLAVGLGNLAGRSVTDMLNINRTEAMLDYMMPDQDGSLAEVVMTIGVEENSR; via the coding sequence ATGAATTGCAGCCAATTCCACAAGCAGATTTCGTTGTTTTTAGACGGCGAACTGGCAGAGCCCCTGAGGGAAGCACTAAAGCTTCACTTGGACCGGTGCCCGGATTGCCGGAGAGTTTTCGAGCGCATGGCTGCAATGAACAATGAATTGCAGTCCATCCCCGGCCCTGTGCCGTCCCGGTCCCTGGCCCGGAGGATCAAGGAGCGCGTAGAATTGGAGCGAACCCGCCGGGAGGGAAGAGAACTCTTTCCCGCGTGGAGTAGAGTGCCTCTGATGGCGATGGTGATCCTGCTCGCTGTGGGATTGGGGAACCTGGCCGGCCGCTCTGTAACTGACATGCTAAATATCAACAGGACGGAAGCCATGCTCGACTATATGATGCCGGATCAGGACGGATCGCTCGCTGAAGTCGTAATGACCATCGGCGTTGAGGAGAATTCACGATGA
- a CDS encoding periplasmic heavy metal sensor translates to MKKAVFIGLFIFSMAINLAVAATVGWHLWLQRGAGMGAGPSAAGTATLTREDFRTIRQMWPREARAQMMEARSRIMEKNLEVLDEIAKHPGDIRAADPKINELHVLKGQIDREAFLRISQTLASLPDEKRQAFALFLKNRTCMGPGMGMGRGPGFGPGGMGCPVQSQ, encoded by the coding sequence ATGAAGAAGGCTGTCTTTATCGGTCTTTTCATTTTTTCAATGGCCATTAATCTCGCTGTTGCCGCGACGGTGGGCTGGCACCTCTGGTTGCAACGCGGAGCCGGGATGGGAGCAGGCCCTTCTGCCGCCGGGACAGCGACGTTGACGCGCGAAGATTTCCGCACCATAAGGCAAATGTGGCCCCGAGAAGCCCGTGCACAGATGATGGAAGCAAGAAGCAGGATCATGGAGAAGAACCTGGAAGTATTAGACGAAATTGCGAAACACCCCGGAGACATACGAGCCGCGGATCCTAAAATCAACGAACTGCACGTTCTCAAGGGCCAGATTGACCGAGAAGCGTTTTTGCGAATTAGCCAAACCTTGGCGAGCCTTCCGGACGAAAAGCGGCAGGCCTTTGCCCTCTTCTTAAAGAATCGAACGTGCATGGGACCTGGAATGGGCATGGGCCGAGGCCCCGGCTTTGGACCGGGCGGTATGGGGTGTCCGGTGCAGTCGCAGTAA
- the lon gene encoding endopeptidase La, whose product MKSSKFVENLPTVVPILPLRDMVVFPNVMVPLFLKGSRVVKLAESVVDGENLVGLFYQKAKNRLNPLREEICMVGTLARIQQVVRLESGGVKAIADGICRVRLIKQIQHDPYLMGEVSMIEERCEPQELLEPLVRSMASLFKLSLSLGRPISDHAMTMIERAEDPGRLADLIAVYLPLQADIKQSILEIEDPLARLKGAFSYLQADVHSLQPRLQAANDTISNAAYAKRQKEIGIRQQMRSMQKDFSSEEDPHSTEIKEFHQKIRDSGMSTDAVEVATRELQRLERIPPHSPEYIVSRTYLDVITSLPWSTTTEDNLDIARAQRILDQDHYNLAKVKDRILEFLAIRKLKEDNKGPILCFVGPPGVGKTSLGKSIARALGRKFQRISLGGMRDEAEIRGHRRTYIGAMPGRIIQEIRRAGNRNPVFMLDEVDKIGQDFRGDPACALLEVLDPEQNNSFSDHYLDIPFDLSGVLFIATANQLDPIPAPLRDRMEVIRIPGYADEEKEKIAEQFLIRKALEDNGVREYPIGFTPEAIRYIIRAFTREAGVRNLERQIGAVCRKVAREITQGLPLREEIRPEIVEELLGPPKFYFDLAEEQDQVGTATGLAWTESGGDIIFVEVTGFRGQKDLTMTGCLGDVMQESARAALSYLRNTCSLHGIEERLLSQTDLHIHVPAGAIPKDGPSAGITIAVALASFFTGVPVRREVAMTGELTLRGRVLPVGGIKEKLLAARRAGVREVILPKKNQSSLRDLPDYVKEEMTLHFISDVGEAINIALASGTRTCQPFNLMEQPILPMFPEPRVEYVAKGH is encoded by the coding sequence ATGAAATCTTCAAAGTTTGTGGAGAATCTCCCCACGGTTGTACCTATTCTTCCTCTGAGGGATATGGTTGTCTTCCCAAATGTCATGGTTCCGCTGTTTTTGAAGGGATCTCGGGTTGTCAAACTCGCCGAATCCGTCGTGGACGGCGAGAATCTGGTCGGCCTTTTTTATCAGAAAGCCAAAAATAGACTGAATCCGCTTCGTGAAGAGATCTGCATGGTCGGGACGCTGGCTCGCATCCAGCAGGTGGTGCGACTGGAGAGCGGAGGCGTCAAGGCCATTGCCGACGGCATCTGCCGTGTGCGTTTGATCAAACAAATCCAGCATGACCCTTACCTCATGGGTGAGGTCAGCATGATCGAGGAACGATGCGAGCCGCAAGAGTTGCTGGAGCCATTGGTTCGCAGCATGGCCTCGCTCTTCAAATTAAGCCTCAGTTTGGGCAGACCGATCAGTGACCACGCCATGACCATGATCGAGCGAGCGGAGGACCCGGGCCGGCTAGCCGACCTGATCGCAGTCTATTTGCCTCTGCAAGCTGACATAAAGCAAAGCATTCTGGAGATCGAAGACCCTCTTGCCAGGCTTAAGGGCGCTTTCTCTTACCTGCAAGCCGATGTCCACTCACTCCAGCCAAGGCTTCAAGCCGCAAACGATACGATTTCGAACGCGGCATACGCAAAACGTCAAAAAGAAATCGGCATCCGGCAGCAGATGCGCTCAATGCAAAAGGACTTTAGCTCGGAGGAAGATCCCCATAGCACCGAGATCAAGGAATTTCACCAAAAGATAAGAGATTCCGGGATGTCCACCGACGCAGTGGAGGTGGCCACTCGCGAGCTGCAAAGACTCGAACGGATTCCTCCTCACTCACCGGAATACATTGTTTCCAGAACCTATCTGGATGTTATCACCAGCTTGCCTTGGAGTACCACGACCGAGGACAACCTCGACATCGCAAGGGCCCAGAGGATACTCGATCAGGACCATTATAACCTGGCGAAGGTCAAGGACAGGATTTTGGAGTTTCTGGCGATTCGCAAGCTCAAGGAGGATAACAAAGGCCCCATTCTCTGTTTCGTCGGACCGCCCGGCGTGGGCAAAACCTCCTTGGGGAAATCCATCGCGAGGGCACTCGGCCGAAAGTTTCAAAGGATTTCGCTGGGAGGCATGCGTGATGAAGCCGAAATAAGGGGCCATCGCAGGACCTACATTGGAGCTATGCCGGGCAGGATCATTCAGGAGATCCGTAGGGCAGGAAATAGGAACCCCGTCTTCATGCTCGATGAGGTGGACAAGATCGGGCAAGACTTCAGGGGAGATCCTGCATGCGCTTTGCTCGAGGTCCTTGACCCGGAGCAGAACAATTCCTTCAGCGATCATTATCTGGACATTCCATTCGACCTGAGTGGGGTTCTTTTTATCGCCACAGCCAATCAGCTGGACCCCATTCCGGCCCCATTGCGCGACCGGATGGAAGTGATCCGCATACCGGGATATGCCGATGAGGAAAAAGAGAAGATTGCAGAGCAGTTTCTCATTCGAAAAGCCCTGGAAGACAACGGCGTCCGTGAATACCCGATTGGCTTCACCCCTGAGGCGATTCGATACATCATCAGGGCATTCACTAGGGAAGCGGGCGTCCGGAACCTTGAAAGGCAAATCGGCGCTGTGTGCCGCAAAGTAGCGCGAGAGATTACCCAAGGATTGCCCTTGCGGGAAGAGATACGACCCGAAATCGTGGAGGAGCTTCTCGGCCCGCCGAAGTTCTATTTCGATCTGGCGGAAGAGCAAGACCAGGTAGGCACGGCCACTGGCCTTGCGTGGACGGAAAGTGGTGGAGACATAATATTTGTGGAGGTAACGGGGTTCCGGGGGCAAAAGGATCTCACAATGACCGGCTGCCTCGGGGACGTCATGCAGGAATCAGCCCGAGCGGCACTCAGCTATCTGAGAAACACTTGCAGCCTTCACGGTATTGAGGAGAGGCTTCTGTCCCAGACCGACCTGCACATTCATGTCCCTGCGGGAGCCATTCCGAAGGACGGCCCATCAGCGGGAATAACGATTGCCGTTGCGCTGGCATCCTTCTTTACTGGGGTTCCCGTGCGCAGAGAAGTAGCTATGACCGGGGAGTTAACGCTTAGGGGCCGAGTACTTCCGGTTGGTGGGATCAAAGAAAAACTGTTGGCTGCACGCCGCGCTGGTGTTCGCGAAGTTATACTCCCGAAAAAGAACCAGTCCAGTCTGCGAGATCTCCCTGACTACGTAAAGGAAGAAATGACTCTTCACTTTATCAGCGATGTGGGTGAAGCGATTAACATTGCGCTCGCTTCGGGAACCAGGACCTGCCAGCCGTTTAATTTGATGGAACAACCTATATTGCCGATGTTCCCGGAACCAAGAGTGGAGTACGTGGCTAAAGGCCATTGA
- a CDS encoding periplasmic heavy metal sensor translates to MKFNKVTVLAASLLVLLLASVLYAGPGGWGGGPGAMGRGGAFWGDLSKEQQEKVTSLRLESLKKQEALREQMAKKRIELMEMTSKDKADEGAIQKTREEIWALQDQMRNEGRAMSTKLRSVLTPEQKEKFGNFGPGAGCGFGGGRGFGGCCGGGQAGFGGGRGPGGCCGGPQGGSTNL, encoded by the coding sequence ATGAAGTTTAACAAGGTCACAGTCCTTGCGGCATCTTTGCTGGTCCTGTTGCTGGCTTCGGTTCTTTATGCCGGTCCTGGAGGCTGGGGAGGCGGCCCCGGCGCCATGGGAAGAGGCGGTGCTTTCTGGGGGGATTTGTCAAAAGAGCAGCAGGAGAAAGTGACTTCTCTAAGGCTGGAGTCCCTGAAGAAGCAGGAGGCGCTTAGGGAACAGATGGCCAAGAAGAGAATCGAATTGATGGAAATGACTTCCAAAGACAAGGCCGACGAAGGGGCCATCCAAAAGACGAGGGAAGAAATCTGGGCGCTGCAGGACCAGATGCGCAACGAAGGCCGTGCCATGAGCACTAAGCTCAGATCGGTGCTTACCCCGGAGCAGAAAGAGAAATTCGGTAACTTCGGGCCGGGTGCAGGTTGTGGGTTCGGCGGCGGCCGCGGTTTTGGCGGATGCTGCGGAGGTGGCCAGGCAGGATTCGGCGGGGGCCGGGGCCCTGGTGGATGCTGTGGGGGACCACAGGGAGGCTCGACCAACCTCTGA